In a single window of the Gossypium hirsutum isolate 1008001.06 chromosome A13, Gossypium_hirsutum_v2.1, whole genome shotgun sequence genome:
- the LOC107894878 gene encoding histone H2B-like — protein MAPKAEKKPAEKKPVAEKAPASVEKKISKEGGDKKKKKIKKSTETYKIYIFKVLKQVHPDIGISSKAMGIMNSFINDIFEKLAQEASRLARYNKKPTITSREIQTAVRLVLPGELAKHAVSEGTKAVTKFTSS, from the coding sequence ATGGCACCAAAGGCCGAGAAGAAGCCTGCCGAGAAAAAGCCTGTAGCAGAGAAAGCTCCAGCTTCAGTGGAGAAAAAAATATCAAAGGAAGGCGgggataagaaaaagaaaaagatcaaaAAGAGCACAGAGACTTACAAGATTTACATTTTCAAGGTCTTGAAACAAGTTCATCCTGATATCGGTATCTCAAGCAAAGCCATGGGGATTATGAACAGTTTCATCAATGATATATTTGAGAAATTGGCTCAGGAAGCTTCTAGATTGGCCAGGTACAATAAGAAGCCAACGATTACATCGAGGGAGATCCAAACGGCAGTGAGATTAGTTTTACCTGGCGAATTGGCAAAACACGCCGTCTCTGAAGGTACCAAGGCGGTTACCAAGTTTACCAGTTCTTAG